The Rhinoraja longicauda isolate Sanriku21f chromosome 15, sRhiLon1.1, whole genome shotgun sequence genome includes a region encoding these proteins:
- the rbm41 gene encoding RNA-binding protein 41, whose amino-acid sequence MRRVSSRICYDEDVEPEDLETEGERQLQNLLKHQLDTTVSLEECIAKKKCFTPSALYKPFGEQAAGVLSLSQFQTLQDGDGEIAALRDLGLTDREIQLWQERESLVKFSGLGADPAAMQQRLRAIEEKIEERQRLLSLPQRFAGSKQLNRREMEIEKAMFQGTDRHTFLKALYYQDEKYVKDQNDPINQLEMMLLKFKNDTVGMEENPKNRPGSSTEIPSTATSEGVGFGEMTSLLIPPQHELSVVDQYEHQNTKRLSVNVPIRTLPSTGTQCPQKITQHVEAVSIEEIRRNKLSEEEIRMIPRFSNYNPGQPSRVLYLKNLNSKATLEDLFSLFVSFQQKDGPQLLFRLLTGRMKGQAFITFPSVELAMEALNMVNGYNLMGKPIIIEYGQNRSDQ is encoded by the exons ATGCGTAG GGTTAGTAGTCGTATTTGCTATGATGAGGACGTTGAACCAGAGGATCTGGAAACAGAAGGAGAGAGGCAGCTACAAAACCTGTTGAAGCACCAGCTAGACACAACTGTGTCACTTGAAGA ATGCATAGCTAAGAAGAAATGCTTTACTCCAAGTGCTTTATACAAGCCTTTTGGGGAGCAAGCAGCAGGTGTGTTGAGTCTGTCACAATTCCAGACTCTACAGGATGGAGATGGGGAGATTGCTGCACTGAGAGACCTTGGACTTACTGACAGGGAAATCCAACTCTGGCAAGAAAGGGAATCTCTAGTCAAG TTCTCAGGGCTTGGAGCAGATCCAGCAGCTATGCAGCAGAGACTCCGTGCCATTGAAGAAAAGATTGAGGAGCGCCAACGACTTCTGTCATTGCCGCAGAGATTTGCTGGAAGTAAACAGTTGAATAGGAGAGAGATGGAGATTGAAAAAGCCATGTTCCAAGGAACTGACCGACATACTTTTCTGAAAGCACTCTACTACCAAG ATGAAAAATATGTAAAAGACCAGAATGACCCAATCAACCAATTGGAAATGATGTTATTAAAATTCAAAAATGATACAGTTGGAATGGAAGAAAATCCAAAAAACAGGCCAGGGTCTTCCACAGAAATTCCTTCCACAGCCACAAGTGAAGGAGTTGGTTTTGGAGAAATGACTAGCCTGCTTATTCCACCACAACATGAGCTCAGTGTTGTCGACCAATATGAACATCAGAATACCAAAAGACTTTCTGTCAATGTGCCTATCAGAACCCTCCCCAGCACTGGCACCCAGTGTCCTCAAAAAATCACACAGCATGTGGAAGCTGTTTCCATAGAAGAGATTCGAAGGAACAAACTTTCTGAGGAGGAAATCAGAATGATTCCCAGATTTTCAAACTATAACCCAGGACAGCCAAGCAGG GTTTTGTACTTGAAAAATCTGAATTCAAAAGCCACACTGGAAGATCTGTTTTCCTTATTTGTTTCATTCCAACAAAAGGATGGCCCTCAGCTCCTTTTCCGGTTACTGACCGGTCGAATGAAGGGACAGGCGTTCATCACCTTCCCAA GTGTCGAATTGGCAATGGAAGCGCTCAACATGGTGAACGGCTATAATCTAATGGGCAAGCCAATTATCATTGAGTACGGGCAGAATCGATCTGACCAGTGA